GACCCCACCGGCAGATCGTGGTCCGTCAGGGCCTTTCTGTTCGACCTCGACGGCACGCTCGTCGACTCCATGGCGGCGATCGAGCGCCACACGGTGCGCTGGGCACAGCGCGTCGGAGTCGCTCCGGAGCCGGTGCTGTCCCTCTCGCACGGCCGCAGGGACGAGGAGTTCATCCCCCTCGTCGCCCCCTGGGCCGACGCCGAGGAGGAGCTGCACTGGCTGCACCGGCTCTCCGTCGAGGACACCGAGGGCATCTCGCCCCTGCCCGGGGTGCGCGAACTCCTCGCCGCGCTGGGTCCGGAATCCTGGGCGGTCGTCACCTCGGCGGCGCGTGAGGTCGCCGAGAGCAGGCTGGCCGCGGCCGGTCTTCCCCGTCCGGTGCACTTGGTGTGCGCGGAGGACGTCACCCATGGGAAGCCGGACCCTGAGGGCTTCCTGCGAGGCGCCGCCCTGCTCGGCGTTCCGGCCGCCGCCTGTCTGGCGGTCGAGGACTCCAAGGCGGGGGTACGCGCCGCCCAGGACGCGGGGGCGTACGTGCTGGCGGTCGGCGAGGCCGCGGAGCACGCCGACCACGGCCGGCACCTGCGGGACGTGACCGTCCGGAGCCGGGCGGACGGCGGGCTCCAGGTGTGTACGCCGCTGGGCGGGACGACGGCGTACGAGGCCTGCCGCCCCCGCTCGTGACCGCCTGGCGCCGAGCGCCGCGGACAAGCACCTCCGTGCACGCCCCCCGTACAAGCACCTCCGTGCACGCCCCGTACAAGCACCCCCGTGCACCCCCCCCCGTACAAGCACCCCGTGCACGCCCCCCGGACGAACCTGACCAGAAACGGACTGCCTGATGTCTTCCGACGTCCCGCACAGGCCCGTCGCCCGCCGTCTGACGCTTCCCTTCACCGGGCCCACCAGCGGCCGTGGTCCCGCGACATGGGGCCAGACGGCCATCCGGCGCGCGTTGCGCGCGCTGGAACCCGACGACCACCAGTTCAACGTCGACTGGGGCGGCCCGGTCGACGGCGAACTGCCGCTCGACACGGCCCTCACGGCGCTCGCCGGCCTCATGGGCGTCCATGACTCGCTGCGCACCCTGCTGCACGAGATGCCTGACGGGACCTACGCGCAGGAGCTGCACGCCGGGGGCGAACTGGACGTCCACGTGGTCGAGGCGGACGACGCCGAGGACGTCGTCGCCGCCGTCGCCGATGCCCTCCATCAGGAGCTGTACGGGCGGCCTTTCGACTACGCCCGGGAGTGGCCCCTCCGCGCCGGCCTCGTCACCCGGGGCGGTCTCGTACGGCACGCGGTGTTCACCGTGTCGCACACGGCGGTGGACGGCTGGGGGCTGCCCCGCCTCCGGGAGGACCTGGCAAGTCTCGTCGCCGGAGCCGACGCCGTACGGCTCCGCGAGGGACGCGCGATGTGCGGGCCGCTGGAGGAGGCCGCCCACCAGCGGAGCCGGACCGCCCTGCGGCGCGACGAATCGGCCCGGTCCTTCATCCTCCGCAACCTCGCCCAGGCCCCGGCCCGCCTCTACGGCGAACCGGCCGACGCCCCCGCCGACGGGCCCCGTTACCGGCAGGCGGTGCTCCACTGCCCCGGCCTCGACGCGGCCGCCGACGCCACCGCGGGCCGCCTGGGCGTCACGTCCTCGACGGTCCTCCTCGCGGCGGCCTGCGCGGCCTCGGCGCGTTCGGCCGACCGCTCCGACTTCGTCTTCCAGGTCATGGTCAACAACCGTTTCGTGCCGGGCCTGGCGGACGTGGTCGCCCCCGTGGCTCTGGAGAGCGTGCTGTACGTACCGGACTGCACCGGTCCGATGGAGGCGCTGGTGCCCCGGATCTGGAAGGCGTCGGTCAACACCTACCGCTTCGCGTACTACGACAAGGACCGGCTCACCGAACAGCTCCGGGACGTCTCCGCAGCGGACACGACCTGCTGGTTCAACGACCGGCGCGGGGTGGCGGTCCTGCCGTCGGGAGCGACGGATGGAGCGGGAGAAGGAGCGGGGGAAGGGGCCGGCGGAGAAGGCCGTCTGACGTGGAGCGTTCCGTCGGACCGGCAGGGCGGTACGACGCTCGCCCTCCACGTCCTCGACGCACCGGGCGGCCTGGACCTCTCCCTCACGGCGGACACGACACGGCTGACGCCCGAGACCATGGCGGAACTGCTGCGGACGATGGAACGCCTCGTCGTGTCGACGGACACGAGCGCCCCGGCCGACGGGACGGTGCCGCGGTGACGGCCCCGATAGCCCCGGCAGCCCCGGTTGTCCCGGGAGTCCCGGCAGCCCTGGGAGCCCCGGTTGTCCCGGCAGCCCCGACAGCCCCGGTTGTCCCGACAGCCCCGGCCACCCCCGACTCGCTGGCCGAGGCGCTCTTCGGCGCACGCGAGGCCGCGTGCCTCACGCAGGAGGAACTGGCGGAGGTCTCGGGACTGAGCGTGCGGGCGATCCGGAACCTGGAGACCGGCCGCACCGCCCGCCCCCGCAAGCAGTCGCTGCTGCTCCTGGCCGAGGCGCTCGGGCTGCCGCCCGAAGAGGCCGGACGCCTGCTCACGCTCCCGCACGACAGGAGCCCGGCGGGCCCGCCCGGCGACCCGTGCGTCCCGGCCGAGCTGCCCGCCGCGCCGACGCAGCGGCTGGTCGGGCGGGAGACCCTGGTCCTGGCGCTGCGGACCTTCCTCATCGAGGGCGACGCGCACCGGGGGCGGCTCGCGGTGGTGGTCGGCGCGCCGGGCGCCGGGAAGACCTCGCTGGTCAGCCGTACCGCGCACCTGGTGCGCGACCACTTCCCCGACGGGCAGGTCCACGTCGACCTCGCCGCCCACCGCCCGCCCTCCACCATCCCCGCTCCCGGCCCGCTCACCCCCGACGCGATCGTCCGCCGAGTGCTCCGTTCGCTGGGATGCGCGCCGGAGCAGGAGTACGGAGAGGAGCGCGGGGAGGAGGCCGGCGCGCGGCTCCGGGACGTCCTCAGCCGGCGGCGGGTCCTCGTGGTCCTCGACAACGTCGACAGCGAGGCGCAGGTCCGTCCGCTGCTCGGGGGCGGGGCCTCCAGCGCCGTACTGGTCGCCGCGCGCCGCGAACTCAGCGCGCTGCCGGGCGGGTTCGCCGTCTCGGTGGGCACGCTCGCCCAACCCGACGCGTACCAGCTGCTCGAAGACCTGGTCGGCGCGGACCGTACCAGCGCGGAGCGGTCAGCGGCGCTGAGCATCACGCAGTCCTGCGCGGGCCTGCCGCTCGCCCTGCACCTCGCGGGGCTCTGGCTCACCTCCCGACCGCACCGTCCGCTGCGCGACCTCGCCGACCGTCTGGTCTACGAGCAGGACCGCCTCCGGCTGCTGCGGATCGGCGACCTGTCCCTGCCGGCGAGCGTGTCCGCCTGCCACCGGCTGCTGCGGCCGGCCGAGCGGGCCCTGCTGAGGAAACTCGGCGCGGCGCGCGGCGACTTCGGTCTGGACGACGTGCTGGCCCGGTCCGCGCTCTCCAGGGACGTGGCGACCGACCTCCTGGAGGAGCTGCTGCACCGCCAGATGATCCACCTCAGCCGGACGGGTCGCACGGGACAGATCCGCTACCGGTTGTACGACGCCGTGCGCCTGTACGTCTCGCACTGCGCCGTCCCGGACCCGCGGTCGGTCACCGCGGGAGAAACGTCCCTCTCTCAGGAATTGATGGTGTCATGAACGCTCAGACAGTCCGGCCCTCGGGCAGAGGCTTCCTCCTCTTCGACTCGCACCCCGCGGGCTGCGCGCGGTTCGTCGACGACCTGGCGCTCCAGGCGGGTGCGCCACTCCCCGTCGACCGGGACCGCGCCGACCGCGACCGTGCCGACCGGGACCGCGCCGACCGCGACCGCCCGGTCGTGCTGATCATCGGGGCCAGCGCCGGCTACGGTCTCGCGGCCACGGTGACCGGCATCGTCCAGCACGGCGTGAACGGTGTCGCGGTCTCCCAGGAGCGCCCGGGCCGAGGCCGGCGTACGGCCACCGCGGGCTGGTACCGGACCGCCCGGACGGCCGAACTGGCCGCGGAGCACGGCAGCGACCTCACCTTCGTCAACGCCGACTGCTTCGCCCGGGCGACCAAGGACGAGGTGCTCGACCTCGTCGCGGAGCGGTTCGGCCGCGTCGACCACCTCGTCTACAGCGTGGCCGCACCCCGCCGTACGGACCCGGCCACGGGTGTCACCCACGAGTCCGTGCTCAAGCCGATCGGCTCCCCCTACCTCTCCCGGGCGCTGGCCTTCGACGAGGACGCGAAGCCGAAGCTGAACGAGTCCGTGATCGAGCCGGCCTCGGACGAGGAGATCGCCGCGACCGTCGCCGTCATGGGCGGCGAGGACTGGGAGGCCTGGGTGCGGGCGCTGGTCGAACGCGGTCTGACGGGCGACCGGTTCAGCACCGTCGCGCTGTCCTACCTGGGCGCCGAGCCGACGGCCGCGATCTACCGCAAGGGGAGCATCGGAGCGGCGAAGGAGCACCTGGAGCGGACGGCGCACACCCTCGACGCGCTGCTCCGCGGCACCGGCGGATCCGCGTTCGTGTCGGTCAACGGCGCCACGTTCACCCAGGCGTCGGCGGCGATCCCGGGCATGGCGCTCTACCTCGCCCTGCTGCACCGGTCCCTGGCCGGTGGCCTGCAGACGCCGGTCGAACAGCTCACGCGCCTGTGGGGGCACCTGACCGGTACGAGCCCGCTGCCCCTCGACGCGGAGGGCCGGGTCCGGCTGGACGACTGGGAGCTGCTGCCGGACGTGCAGGCCGCGGTCGGCGAGGCGTGGCAGCGGGTGCGGTCGGAGGACGTCGCCGAGCACGCCGACACGGAGTGGGTGTGGAGGGAGTTCCGGCAGCTGCACGGCTTCGACCTCGACGGCGTGGACTACGAGGAACCGGTGCCGATCGACGTGGCCTGGCCGGCGCCCGACACGGCGGATTCCGTCCGCGTGGGGTGAGGCGCCCCGCCTCCGGTCCGGGCCGCTCCGCCGTGCCCGGACCGCCTTTTTCCTCTGTTTCCCCCGCGCTGTTCCCTCGATTCGGACACCCCCCTATTGGTCTAGACAATGGGATATCGTGCGTCCGTGCTCGATAAGGAACAGCATCACTTGTTGGCGGCCTTGGGTGTCACCGAGGACGCCGAGTCCGTGTATCGGTTGCTTCTGGAACACCCTCTGCGCACCACCAAGGCGCTGGCCGCCGAGCTGGCCCTGCCCCAGGAGCGGGTCGACGCCGCCGTGGCCGAACTGAGCAAGGACGGCCTGGTACGCAACTCCGCGGAGGACGCCTCGGCCTGGTGGCCCGTCCGCCCCGACCTCGCCCTGCACGTCCTGGTCGAGCGGCAGCGCGCGGAGATGGACGCGCAGCGGTCCCGGCTGTCCCGCTCCCAGACCGCCGTCGCCACGTTCGTCGCGCACACCGCGCGGCAGCGCTGCGACGAGGCCGCGGACGGGATCGAGACCCTGCGCGGCATCGACCGCATCCGGGAGTACCTGCGGGTGCTGACGTCCGAGGTCCGCAGCGAGATGATGGTGTTCGCGCCGGACGGCGCCCAGACCACGGACAACATGGAAGCGTCCAGGCCCCTCAACGACGAGCTGCTCGGCCGGGGCGTCGTGATGCGCACGCTCTATCAGGACAGCGCGCGGAACAACCCCGCGACCATCGCGTACGCGCGGTGGATCAGTGAGCGCGGCGGCAGCGTCCGCACCGCCCCGATCCTCCCCACCCGGATGATCATCGTCGACCGGAGCAAGGCGATCCTGCCGCTGGACCAGGAGAACTCGGCGGAGGGCGCCGTCGTCATCTCCAGCGCCTCGGTGCTCTTCGCGCTCTGCTCGTTCTTCGATCTGGTGTGGATGTCGGCGCGCCCGCTGACGGACATCCGCAGCCGTGACGAGTCGGGCCTCTCCACCCAGGAGGTCGCCGTGCTCCGGCTCCTGGCCGAGGGGCAGACCGACGAGGTCGTGGCCAAGCGCCTGGCCATCTCCACCCGTACGGCCCGGCGCATCGTCTCGGGACTCACGGAACGACTCGGCGCCCAGAGCCGCTTCGAGGCGGGGGTCCGCGCCGTGCAGTGCGGCTGGCTGCCGACGGTCGCCGGCGAGGAGTCCGCGATCTCGGCCTGAGCCGGCCGAACAGGGTCAGCGGACTTCGGGGTCGCCGGGCTTCGAGGTCGCCGGGCTTCGGGGTCGCCGGGCTTCGGGGTCGCCGGTCGAGCGGGTCAGCGGACCCGGGGGTCAGCCGACCCGGGGGTCAGCCGACCCGGGGGTCAGCGGACCTTGCCGTTCAGCCAGGGGGTGAGCGTGCTGTTCGGGATGAGTTCCTTGTACGTCGTGTCCCCGGGGAGCGGGACGACCAGCCACCAGCCGGGCGGGAAGAAGCGGCCCTTCACGTGGGCGAGGCCGCCGAGGACGGAGCGGAGGAAGGCGGGCACCGCGTCACGGGGCACGTCGGCGAACTCGACCCCGTCCACGATGATCTTCGCGTCGTCCTCGGGGAACAGCTGGACGGTGAGCACGGGGGAGCCGCCCAGCTCGACGTAGGCCTCGTGCGGCAGGGAGCCGTCCGGGTCGAGGACGGCGAACGCGCCGGCGGAGGTGCGCCGGGAGGTCCGGTCGGCGCCGATGTCGTCGGTCACCGTCATCTCCAGGTGGAACTCCTGGGCGATCTCGCGGATCGCGGTGACGGCCGATTCGGTGGTGGGCAGGTCCGGGTGTGCCATGGGAACGATCATGCCTCAGCCGCCGTGCCTCAAGGAAGGCGAAGGAACTCCGGCGGGACGGCGTCGGTCAGCCAGACCCCGTTGGCGCTGACGTGGAAGACGTGGCCGGCCCGGTGCATGGCTCCGGCGTCGACGCTCAGCACGACCGGCCGGCCGCGGCGGGCCCCGACGCGGGTCGCGGTCTCCCGGTCGGGGGAGAGGTGCACGTGGTGGCGGGCCATGGGGCGCAGCCCCTCGGCCCGGATCGCGGGAAGCCGGTCCGCGACCGTGCCGTGGTAGAGGTACGCGGGCGGCTCGGCGGCCGGCAGGTCGAGGTCGACCTCGACGGTGTGGCCCTGGCTCGCGCGGATGCGGGTGCCCTCGATCGC
Above is a genomic segment from Streptomyces sp. NBC_00094 containing:
- a CDS encoding HAD-IA family hydrolase, which produces MPGPPDPTGRSWSVRAFLFDLDGTLVDSMAAIERHTVRWAQRVGVAPEPVLSLSHGRRDEEFIPLVAPWADAEEELHWLHRLSVEDTEGISPLPGVRELLAALGPESWAVVTSAAREVAESRLAAAGLPRPVHLVCAEDVTHGKPDPEGFLRGAALLGVPAAACLAVEDSKAGVRAAQDAGAYVLAVGEAAEHADHGRHLRDVTVRSRADGGLQVCTPLGGTTAYEACRPRS
- a CDS encoding condensation domain-containing protein is translated as MSSDVPHRPVARRLTLPFTGPTSGRGPATWGQTAIRRALRALEPDDHQFNVDWGGPVDGELPLDTALTALAGLMGVHDSLRTLLHEMPDGTYAQELHAGGELDVHVVEADDAEDVVAAVADALHQELYGRPFDYAREWPLRAGLVTRGGLVRHAVFTVSHTAVDGWGLPRLREDLASLVAGADAVRLREGRAMCGPLEEAAHQRSRTALRRDESARSFILRNLAQAPARLYGEPADAPADGPRYRQAVLHCPGLDAAADATAGRLGVTSSTVLLAAACAASARSADRSDFVFQVMVNNRFVPGLADVVAPVALESVLYVPDCTGPMEALVPRIWKASVNTYRFAYYDKDRLTEQLRDVSAADTTCWFNDRRGVAVLPSGATDGAGEGAGEGAGGEGRLTWSVPSDRQGGTTLALHVLDAPGGLDLSLTADTTRLTPETMAELLRTMERLVVSTDTSAPADGTVPR
- a CDS encoding NB-ARC domain-containing protein, whose amino-acid sequence is MTAPIAPAAPVVPGVPAALGAPVVPAAPTAPVVPTAPATPDSLAEALFGAREAACLTQEELAEVSGLSVRAIRNLETGRTARPRKQSLLLLAEALGLPPEEAGRLLTLPHDRSPAGPPGDPCVPAELPAAPTQRLVGRETLVLALRTFLIEGDAHRGRLAVVVGAPGAGKTSLVSRTAHLVRDHFPDGQVHVDLAAHRPPSTIPAPGPLTPDAIVRRVLRSLGCAPEQEYGEERGEEAGARLRDVLSRRRVLVVLDNVDSEAQVRPLLGGGASSAVLVAARRELSALPGGFAVSVGTLAQPDAYQLLEDLVGADRTSAERSAALSITQSCAGLPLALHLAGLWLTSRPHRPLRDLADRLVYEQDRLRLLRIGDLSLPASVSACHRLLRPAERALLRKLGAARGDFGLDDVLARSALSRDVATDLLEELLHRQMIHLSRTGRTGQIRYRLYDAVRLYVSHCAVPDPRSVTAGETSLSQELMVS
- the fabV gene encoding enoyl-[acyl-carrier-protein] reductase FabV — its product is MNAQTVRPSGRGFLLFDSHPAGCARFVDDLALQAGAPLPVDRDRADRDRADRDRADRDRPVVLIIGASAGYGLAATVTGIVQHGVNGVAVSQERPGRGRRTATAGWYRTARTAELAAEHGSDLTFVNADCFARATKDEVLDLVAERFGRVDHLVYSVAAPRRTDPATGVTHESVLKPIGSPYLSRALAFDEDAKPKLNESVIEPASDEEIAATVAVMGGEDWEAWVRALVERGLTGDRFSTVALSYLGAEPTAAIYRKGSIGAAKEHLERTAHTLDALLRGTGGSAFVSVNGATFTQASAAIPGMALYLALLHRSLAGGLQTPVEQLTRLWGHLTGTSPLPLDAEGRVRLDDWELLPDVQAAVGEAWQRVRSEDVAEHADTEWVWREFRQLHGFDLDGVDYEEPVPIDVAWPAPDTADSVRVG
- a CDS encoding LuxR family transcriptional regulator, encoding MLAALGVTEDAESVYRLLLEHPLRTTKALAAELALPQERVDAAVAELSKDGLVRNSAEDASAWWPVRPDLALHVLVERQRAEMDAQRSRLSRSQTAVATFVAHTARQRCDEAADGIETLRGIDRIREYLRVLTSEVRSEMMVFAPDGAQTTDNMEASRPLNDELLGRGVVMRTLYQDSARNNPATIAYARWISERGGSVRTAPILPTRMIIVDRSKAILPLDQENSAEGAVVISSASVLFALCSFFDLVWMSARPLTDIRSRDESGLSTQEVAVLRLLAEGQTDEVVAKRLAISTRTARRIVSGLTERLGAQSRFEAGVRAVQCGWLPTVAGEESAISA
- a CDS encoding RNA 2'-phosphotransferase produces the protein MDERRTVKVSKYLSKHLRHQPERIGLVLDPQGWTEIDALLRATAGHGFPITREELDHVVATNDKKRFAIEGTRIRASQGHTVEVDLDLPAAEPPAYLYHGTVADRLPAIRAEGLRPMARHHVHLSPDRETATRVGARRGRPVVLSVDAGAMHRAGHVFHVSANGVWLTDAVPPEFLRLP